A stretch of DNA from Polyodon spathula isolate WHYD16114869_AA chromosome 4, ASM1765450v1, whole genome shotgun sequence:
TGACTGGGGTTTTAAAGCTTTGCATATTCATAAGTCAAGCACTGCAGCTGGGAAGGCAGTTTCTAGCGAGCATCAGTGTAATTCAGCTCAAAGGGCAACTGCCAGTGAAGGACAATGTAATTCAGCACCAGGGACAACTCCCACTAAAGGGGGGCAGCATTTCAAGCACTGCCGTCAAGGACTTGGAAAGGAGATAAGGGTGTGTTGCGACGAGGAATTAGAGACATCATTCACTTACATTGATGAAAACGTTAACCTCCAGCGTGCCAGCCCGAAATTGTCTGCAAAAAGCCTGTATGGGCAATCAGATCACAGCTCTTCCAATGAAATTCGACAAGAAGGTCTTCAGGACCTCTCTCTCATGTCTGATGATGAAACTTCCTTAGAGGCTTCTTCAGTTGACTATGGTTTTATTAGTGCAATTACGTTTCTTGTTACAGGGATATTCTTAGTTATTATTTCCTATGCAATACCACGAGATGTCAATGTAAACC
This window harbors:
- the LOC121313872 gene encoding transmembrane protein 74-like; the encoded protein is MASIELLLIDKESRHPAPPNNSDWGFKALHIHKSSTAAGKAVSSEHQCNSAQRATASEGQCNSAPGTTPTKGGQHFKHCRQGLGKEIRVCCDEELETSFTYIDENVNLQRASPKLSAKSLYGQSDHSSSNEIRQEGLQDLSLMSDDETSLEASSVDYGFISAITFLVTGIFLVIISYAIPRDVNVNPDTVSAREMERLENESARIGAHLDKCVIAGLCLLTLGGVVLSTLLMVSMWKGEMYRRKAFAYSKESAKLYGSINFKMGSSHNDATSQVSIVEEDTVSID